The Klebsiella sp. RHBSTW-00484 genome includes a window with the following:
- the metQ gene encoding methionine ABC transporter substrate-binding lipoprotein MetQ: protein MVFTLKKITVSLAVASALLLSGCKPSEQDPNHVKVGISAGVDQEVWAVAQKVAKEKYNLDVEVVTFNDFVLPNEALNNGDLDANAFQHKPYLDKQIQERGYKLVEVGTTFVYPIAAYSKKINSVAQLQDGAQVAVPNDPTNLGRALLLLQKQGLITLKDGVGLLPTSLDIISNPKNLKIVEIEAPQLTRALDDQQITMAIINTTFSSQVGLSPSRNGLFVESKDSPYVNIFASRIENKDSEKVKNLVKAYQSDEVAAAAEELYKGDAVKGW, encoded by the coding sequence ATGGTTTTCACGTTAAAAAAAATCACGGTATCGCTGGCTGTGGCAAGCGCACTGTTGCTGAGTGGCTGCAAACCTTCTGAGCAGGACCCCAATCACGTCAAAGTGGGGATTAGCGCGGGCGTTGACCAGGAAGTGTGGGCGGTGGCGCAAAAAGTCGCAAAAGAGAAATACAATCTCGATGTTGAAGTCGTGACGTTTAATGATTTCGTTCTTCCCAACGAGGCGCTCAACAACGGCGACCTGGATGCTAATGCCTTCCAGCACAAGCCCTATCTGGATAAACAGATTCAGGAGCGCGGTTACAAACTGGTTGAAGTGGGGACGACGTTTGTTTATCCGATAGCCGCCTACTCGAAGAAAATCAATTCGGTCGCCCAGTTGCAAGATGGCGCACAGGTCGCGGTGCCGAATGACCCGACCAACCTTGGACGTGCGCTGCTTCTGCTGCAAAAACAGGGGCTGATTACGCTTAAAGATGGCGTCGGGCTGTTGCCGACCTCGCTGGATATTATCAGCAACCCGAAAAATCTGAAGATTGTTGAAATTGAGGCCCCGCAGCTAACCCGCGCGCTGGACGACCAGCAAATAACGATGGCGATCATCAATACCACCTTCTCAAGCCAGGTGGGGTTGTCACCGTCGCGCAATGGCCTGTTTGTCGAAAGCAAAGACTCGCCTTACGTCAACATCTTCGCCAGCCGCATCGAAAACAAAGACAGTGAAAAGGTGAAAAACCTGGTAAAAGCCTATCAAAGCGATGAAGTCGCCGCTGCGGCGGAGGAGCTTTATAAAGGTGATGCGGTGAAAGGCTGGTAA
- a CDS encoding fimbrial biogenesis chaperone produces MKGNHILKALIPLALVASMMPSVQAAVRPMLTRIVAYATDKETPVDIINDAPQAYMVQSWLEDTQGNDDNIPLVLTPPVMQLDGKKQGKLRLVVIPGGIPEDRESVYWLAVQEIPPKASGDGGNKLVMAIRSRIKVFVRPTGLNGDDARSAVKQLKWQVEKSGGKTWLIANNPTPYYISFGRLALKRAGKAEVMLNDKFHMPPPKGSQRYEVPPAFAGGQATLTWSAVHDYGGTGEELTQQVAL; encoded by the coding sequence ATGAAAGGGAATCACATCCTCAAAGCACTAATTCCGCTGGCCCTTGTCGCCAGCATGATGCCATCGGTACAGGCCGCCGTGCGTCCCATGTTGACCCGTATCGTCGCGTACGCAACGGATAAAGAGACTCCGGTAGATATTATTAACGACGCGCCGCAGGCCTACATGGTGCAGTCCTGGCTGGAGGATACCCAGGGAAATGACGATAACATCCCGCTGGTCCTGACCCCGCCGGTGATGCAACTTGATGGCAAAAAGCAGGGCAAGCTGCGCCTGGTGGTGATCCCCGGCGGCATTCCCGAGGACCGGGAGTCCGTTTACTGGCTGGCGGTACAAGAGATCCCGCCAAAAGCTTCCGGCGACGGCGGGAATAAGCTGGTCATGGCGATCCGTAGTCGAATTAAAGTTTTCGTTCGCCCGACGGGACTCAACGGCGACGACGCGCGCAGTGCCGTCAAACAGCTGAAATGGCAGGTGGAAAAGAGCGGCGGTAAAACCTGGCTTATCGCCAACAACCCTACCCCCTACTACATCAGCTTCGGCAGGCTGGCGCTTAAGCGGGCCGGAAAAGCGGAAGTGATGCTCAATGACAAATTCCATATGCCGCCGCCGAAAGGGAGTCAGCGCTATGAGGTTCCGCCAGCCTTTGCCGGAGGCCAGGCCACGCTGACGTGGAGCGCAGTGCACGATTATGGCGGCACAGGAGAAGAATTAACCCAGCAGGTGGCGCTGTGA
- the yedF gene encoding sulfurtransferase-like selenium metabolism protein YedF, producing MKTIVPDYRLDMVGEPCPYPAIATLEALPSLKKGEILEVVSDCPQSINNIPLDAKNHGYTVLDIQQDGPTIRYLIQK from the coding sequence ATGAAAACTATCGTTCCTGATTATCGCCTCGATATGGTTGGCGAACCCTGCCCCTATCCGGCAATCGCCACTCTGGAAGCTCTGCCTTCGTTAAAGAAAGGCGAAATTCTGGAAGTGGTCAGCGACTGTCCGCAGTCGATTAACAATATCCCGCTGGATGCGAAAAATCATGGCTACACCGTGCTTGATATCCAGCAGGATGGGCCAACCATTCGTTATTTAATTCAAAAATAG
- the yedE gene encoding selenium metabolism membrane protein YedE/FdhT, translating to MTWQQFKQAWLIKFWSPVPAVIAAGILSTYYFGITGTFWAVTGEFTRWGGQLLQLVGVHSEQWGYYKLIHLEGTPLTRIDGMMIIGMFGGCFAAALWANNVKLRFPRSRVRILQAIAGGIIAGFGARLAMGCNLAAFFTGIPQFSLHAWFFAIATAIGTWFGARFTLLPIFRIPVKMQKVSSASPLTQKPDQARRRFRLGMLVFFAMIAWGLLTAANQPKLGLAMLFGVGFGLLIERAQICFTSAFRDMWITGRTNMAKAIIFGMAASAIGIFSYVQLGMEPKIMWAGPNAVIGGLLFGFGIVLAGGCETGWMYRAVEGQVHFWWVGLGNVIGSTILAYYWDGLSPVLATNWDKINLLATFGPFGGLLVTYLLLLIALILVIAWEKHFFRRKSLAAASIKETA from the coding sequence ATGACATGGCAACAATTCAAACAAGCGTGGCTGATTAAGTTCTGGTCACCCGTTCCCGCAGTTATCGCCGCCGGCATTCTCTCTACCTACTACTTCGGTATTACCGGTACCTTCTGGGCGGTCACCGGCGAATTTACTCGCTGGGGCGGACAGTTACTGCAACTGGTCGGCGTACACAGCGAACAGTGGGGCTACTACAAACTGATTCATCTTGAGGGAACACCGTTAACCCGCATCGACGGCATGATGATTATCGGCATGTTCGGCGGCTGCTTCGCTGCGGCGCTGTGGGCCAACAACGTTAAGCTACGCTTCCCGCGCAGCCGGGTTCGTATTCTCCAGGCCATCGCCGGAGGGATCATCGCCGGTTTCGGCGCGCGTCTGGCGATGGGTTGTAATCTGGCGGCATTCTTCACCGGCATTCCGCAGTTTTCTCTGCATGCCTGGTTCTTTGCCATCGCTACCGCTATCGGCACCTGGTTCGGCGCGCGCTTTACCTTGCTACCTATTTTTCGCATTCCGGTGAAGATGCAAAAGGTCTCTAGCGCGTCGCCTTTAACGCAAAAGCCAGATCAGGCGCGACGTCGTTTCCGCCTTGGGATGCTGGTATTTTTCGCCATGATCGCCTGGGGACTGCTGACGGCTGCGAATCAACCTAAGCTCGGTCTGGCCATGCTGTTCGGCGTTGGATTTGGCCTGCTGATTGAACGTGCACAGATCTGCTTTACTTCCGCTTTCCGCGATATGTGGATCACCGGGCGTACCAATATGGCGAAGGCGATTATTTTCGGTATGGCCGCCAGCGCTATTGGGATTTTTAGCTACGTGCAGCTTGGCATGGAGCCGAAAATTATGTGGGCAGGCCCTAATGCGGTCATCGGCGGCCTGCTGTTTGGCTTCGGCATCGTGCTGGCGGGCGGCTGTGAAACCGGCTGGATGTACCGTGCTGTTGAGGGACAGGTGCATTTCTGGTGGGTCGGATTGGGCAACGTTATTGGCTCAACTATCCTTGCTTATTACTGGGATGGGCTCTCACCGGTGCTGGCAACCAACTGGGATAAAATCAATCTGTTAGCGACATTTGGCCCCTTCGGCGGCCTGCTGGTGACCTATCTTTTGCTGCTTATCGCGCTCATTTTGGTCATCGCCTGGGAGAAACACTTTTTCCGCCGCAAGTCCCTCGCCGCCGCGTCCATTAAGGAGACAGCATGA
- a CDS encoding fimbrial protein, producing MNIQTTLIAGTTALMLASPLVQASDGTITFNGTITASTCVVAGAAQTGRTHSTAATINLPTLPTSAFDSGTNIAGTTNFEILLTGCLATTSLQNVRALFTTADTVSNGVIVAGANGNSAAAGNIGVILQTETGAAIDVNGGTNLDPGAALPTTSGDVTMKYQASYSVVNSGAAVTAGAVYNTINYEISYF from the coding sequence ATGAATATCCAGACAACATTGATTGCCGGTACTACGGCGCTGATGCTGGCCTCTCCGTTGGTTCAGGCATCGGACGGTACCATCACCTTTAACGGAACCATCACCGCCTCAACCTGCGTTGTCGCCGGGGCGGCGCAAACCGGCCGGACTCACTCCACCGCTGCGACGATTAACCTGCCAACGCTGCCAACATCGGCTTTCGACAGCGGCACCAACATCGCGGGCACCACCAACTTTGAGATCCTGCTGACCGGTTGTCTGGCAACCACCAGCTTGCAAAACGTGCGCGCCCTGTTCACCACCGCTGATACCGTCAGCAACGGCGTGATCGTCGCAGGTGCGAATGGTAACAGCGCCGCTGCAGGCAATATTGGGGTCATTCTTCAGACAGAAACAGGCGCGGCCATTGACGTCAACGGCGGGACCAATCTGGATCCGGGCGCAGCACTGCCAACAACTTCTGGCGATGTGACCATGAAATATCAGGCCTCTTATTCCGTCGTCAATAGCGGCGCTGCGGTCACCGCTGGCGCGGTTTATAACACCATTAACTACGAAATATCTTATTTTTGA
- a CDS encoding fimbria/pilus outer membrane usher protein, which yields MTGYGKQLSAGFVLSALFAPVHHALAIGSEYETQFLRKDKRGATAEVFLYHNAVTPGLKTVDFTLNDRFIDRYSILFVEDRQNKTAVPCLSTAFLQQLGIRTEQYNGWRLPADADGEIDPATLTASQCEDITTRIPAATVSYDNSLQTLSLQVPQEAVKRIDSAMLSPKEWDDGVANLRTSYSGYLYQSQLKDAGESDDKISRSAWISLNSTGGAGPWRLFSTDSFSKNEDNGWETNHDSLYLNRGIAAARGHISIGDIFTQSRSAILNNIPLRGVTLATTERMMLDNQFDFSPVIRGIARTNAKVTIRQQNSTIYSTTVTPGAFAIDDLSSARSGADLEVTIEEADGSRQVFRVPYSTLPTMIRPGALRYSAAAGQYRQNSHAEGEPWLGFGSLEYGFEHLTLLSTALVAEDYQSLSAGAAWNIGAIGAFSLELAGARYRETWQNEAQKNGSALRVLYARYFESTDTNLQVAGYQYHSQGFMDFSDYMERYHHEEVNGYDYGEEGWNRRRRSRTEINLNQELNTWGNLYFALSQDRYYHTSEKNSTLTAGGGTQIGPASVSLTWSWTKSDQSKDNQLNLNVSIPFDWGKRQHNAGSLNYGMTRNRDNQYSQTLGYSGNALDNALTYSANLQRDPGGGTSESLSLGYGSSLGAFNGSIGHSDDVMQFSAGMSGGLVLYSGGILLAPMLGDTIGIIETPDAKGIQVSGNSSTNTDRWGRTVLSYMTPYRYNTLTLDTSKTEGVELKESSRKIVPTQGAAVLLHFATRIGRRAMVEIRSSKSIPLGALIYVEGEKDEAGIVGNKGLAYLSGIAADREQKLRVQWGETPAQRCYFLLPVASGAQLEPNNWYQKVAVQCQ from the coding sequence GTGACAGGTTACGGAAAACAGCTCTCGGCTGGCTTTGTTCTCAGCGCACTCTTTGCGCCTGTTCACCACGCGCTGGCCATCGGCAGTGAATATGAGACCCAGTTTTTGCGTAAAGATAAGCGCGGAGCAACAGCCGAAGTTTTTCTCTATCACAATGCGGTAACGCCAGGCCTGAAAACCGTCGATTTCACCCTGAACGATCGCTTTATAGATCGTTATTCAATTTTGTTTGTTGAAGACAGACAAAACAAAACGGCTGTCCCCTGCCTTTCCACCGCGTTTCTGCAACAATTGGGGATACGCACCGAACAGTACAACGGCTGGCGACTCCCCGCAGATGCTGACGGGGAAATCGACCCGGCAACGCTGACCGCCAGCCAGTGCGAAGACATTACCACCCGCATTCCAGCCGCGACCGTCAGCTACGATAATAGCCTGCAAACATTATCTCTTCAGGTACCTCAGGAAGCAGTTAAGCGCATCGATTCCGCGATGCTTTCGCCTAAAGAATGGGATGATGGCGTTGCGAATCTACGCACCAGCTACAGCGGCTACTTATACCAATCACAGCTTAAAGATGCTGGCGAGAGCGATGACAAAATCAGCCGCAGCGCATGGATTAGCCTGAACAGCACGGGCGGAGCCGGTCCCTGGCGGCTGTTTAGTACTGACTCCTTCAGTAAAAATGAAGATAACGGCTGGGAAACCAATCACGATAGCCTCTATCTCAATCGGGGCATTGCCGCCGCCCGCGGCCATATTTCCATCGGCGATATTTTTACTCAGTCACGCAGTGCGATTCTCAATAATATTCCCTTGCGCGGCGTGACGCTGGCGACCACCGAACGCATGATGCTCGATAATCAGTTTGATTTCTCCCCGGTTATCCGTGGCATCGCTCGTACCAATGCAAAAGTAACCATCCGTCAGCAAAACTCAACGATTTACAGCACCACGGTCACTCCGGGAGCCTTTGCCATTGACGACCTTTCCAGCGCGCGTTCGGGTGCTGACCTAGAAGTGACGATTGAAGAGGCTGATGGTAGCCGACAAGTGTTCCGGGTGCCCTATTCCACGCTCCCTACCATGATCCGCCCCGGTGCGCTGCGCTATAGCGCGGCAGCGGGCCAATATCGACAAAATAGTCATGCCGAAGGTGAACCCTGGCTGGGTTTCGGCAGCCTGGAGTACGGTTTTGAACATCTGACGTTACTCTCCACCGCGCTGGTCGCGGAGGACTACCAGTCGCTGTCGGCGGGTGCGGCATGGAACATCGGTGCTATCGGCGCTTTTTCGCTGGAGCTGGCAGGAGCCCGCTATCGCGAAACCTGGCAAAACGAGGCCCAAAAAAACGGTTCCGCGCTACGGGTGCTTTATGCCCGCTATTTCGAGTCCACTGACACTAATCTTCAGGTTGCAGGCTACCAGTATCATTCCCAGGGTTTTATGGACTTCAGCGATTACATGGAGAGATATCACCATGAGGAGGTGAATGGCTACGACTACGGTGAGGAAGGCTGGAACCGTCGCCGTCGTAGCCGAACGGAGATCAATCTCAATCAGGAGTTGAACACCTGGGGTAACCTCTATTTTGCCCTAAGCCAGGACCGCTACTACCACACCTCGGAGAAAAACAGCACCCTCACCGCCGGTGGCGGCACGCAAATAGGCCCGGCCAGCGTCTCCCTGACCTGGAGCTGGACGAAAAGCGATCAGAGCAAAGACAACCAGCTCAACCTGAACGTCAGCATCCCTTTTGACTGGGGAAAACGCCAGCACAACGCGGGTTCGCTCAATTACGGAATGACACGCAACCGGGATAACCAGTATAGCCAGACGCTGGGCTATTCCGGCAACGCGCTGGACAACGCCCTGACTTATTCCGCCAATCTTCAACGCGATCCGGGCGGCGGCACCAGCGAATCGCTCTCCCTCGGTTACGGCTCAAGCCTCGGTGCCTTCAACGGTTCCATCGGGCACAGCGACGACGTCATGCAATTCTCCGCAGGCATGAGCGGCGGCCTGGTGCTCTATTCCGGCGGCATCCTGCTCGCCCCGATGCTGGGCGATACCATCGGCATTATCGAAACGCCTGATGCAAAAGGCATTCAGGTGAGCGGAAACAGCAGCACCAATACCGATCGCTGGGGGCGTACGGTGCTCTCATATATGACGCCATACCGCTACAACACGCTGACTCTGGATACCAGCAAAACCGAAGGCGTGGAGCTGAAAGAGTCTTCCCGCAAGATTGTCCCGACCCAGGGGGCCGCCGTTCTGCTGCATTTCGCCACCCGTATCGGTCGTCGGGCAATGGTTGAGATCCGCAGTAGTAAATCCATCCCCCTTGGCGCGCTGATTTACGTCGAAGGTGAAAAAGATGAAGCAGGGATCGTCGGGAATAAAGGCCTGGCTTATCTCAGCGGCATCGCCGCCGACCGCGAGCAAAAACTGCGCGTGCAGTGGGGAGAAACGCCCGCCCAGCGCTGCTATTTCCTGCTACCTGTAGCGAGCGGAGCGCAACTGGAGCCCAATAACTGGTATCAGAAAGTCGCCGTCCAGTGTCAGTAA
- a CDS encoding fimbrial protein, translating into MKIKLLALTLILSSPLLQATEGSLTLSGAITDSTCNVLGVISDSEISTAQPVLNPVITLTNLSEYSNSATSFRWFQIHIKNCYAAAQRQNIRVRLTSPYADSSGYLRNAISGGAQGKVIMLYERSVTNNSNQSLPVGQGRSATAWFNLPALSGSEDGTIRLGFIASAHTAYGETATPGAFSTFVDYEMEYQ; encoded by the coding sequence ATGAAAATAAAATTGCTGGCTCTAACTTTAATTCTGTCGTCTCCTTTATTGCAGGCTACCGAGGGTTCATTGACCCTTTCCGGCGCGATTACCGACAGCACCTGCAACGTGTTAGGCGTCATTTCCGATAGCGAAATTAGCACTGCTCAGCCGGTACTTAATCCAGTCATCACTCTGACTAATCTTTCTGAATACTCAAATTCCGCCACCAGCTTTCGCTGGTTCCAAATCCATATCAAAAACTGCTACGCAGCGGCTCAACGGCAAAATATCCGCGTCCGTTTAACCAGCCCCTACGCCGACAGCAGCGGTTATCTACGCAATGCCATCAGCGGCGGCGCTCAGGGGAAGGTCATCATGCTGTATGAGCGCAGCGTGACCAACAACAGCAACCAGAGTCTGCCGGTAGGTCAGGGTCGATCGGCAACAGCATGGTTCAACCTGCCAGCGCTGAGCGGCAGTGAGGACGGCACCATACGGCTCGGTTTTATCGCTTCCGCCCATACCGCATATGGCGAAACAGCCACGCCCGGCGCGTTTTCTACCTTTGTCGATTACGAGATGGAATACCAGTAA
- the ydfZ gene encoding putative selenium delivery protein YdfZ: MKTYDRNRNAISTGSMVMVADNGATGVIKAIHGSGKTAEQLRRSDCVEIEGHEGLYCPLGLVRLGFN, encoded by the coding sequence ATGAAAACTTACGATCGTAACCGTAACGCTATCTCGACAGGCAGCATGGTTATGGTAGCCGACAATGGCGCGACGGGCGTTATTAAGGCCATTCACGGGAGCGGCAAAACGGCAGAGCAGCTCCGCCGCTCAGATTGCGTGGAAATTGAAGGCCATGAGGGATTATATTGTCCGCTGGGTCTCGTTCGCCTAGGATTCAATTAA
- the add gene encoding adenosine deaminase, whose product MIDSTLPLTDIHRHLDGNIRAQTILDLGRQFNLSLPANTLDTLRPHVQVTSNEPDLVSFLSKLDWGVKVLASLEACRRVAYENLEDAARNGLHYVELRFSPRYMAMTHQLPVAGVVEAVIAGVKEGSRDFNVEARLIGILSRTFGETACNEELEALLAHRDGITALDLAGDELGFPGNLFMDHFSRARDAGWRITVHAGEAAGPESIWQAIRELGAERIGHGVKAVQDLALMDYLAAQRIGIESCLTSNIQTSTVPSLAQHPLKTFLEHGVLACINTDDPAVQGVDIIHEYTVAAPAAGLSREQIRQAQVNGLELAFLSPQEKTALIARVQQAS is encoded by the coding sequence ATGATTGATTCAACTTTGCCACTAACCGACATTCACCGCCACCTTGATGGCAATATCCGGGCCCAAACTATTCTCGATCTTGGCCGTCAGTTCAATCTTTCTCTTCCGGCAAACACTCTTGATACCCTGCGCCCGCACGTACAGGTCACCAGCAATGAACCTGACCTGGTGAGTTTTCTCTCTAAGCTGGATTGGGGCGTGAAAGTGCTGGCCTCGCTGGAAGCCTGCCGCCGCGTCGCTTACGAAAACCTCGAAGATGCCGCGCGAAATGGTCTGCACTATGTTGAACTGCGCTTCTCCCCGCGCTATATGGCAATGACACACCAATTGCCGGTTGCAGGCGTGGTAGAAGCGGTCATCGCTGGCGTGAAAGAAGGCAGCCGCGATTTTAACGTTGAAGCGCGTCTGATCGGAATTCTGAGCCGCACCTTTGGTGAGACGGCGTGTAACGAGGAACTGGAAGCCCTGCTTGCCCACCGCGACGGCATTACTGCTCTCGACCTCGCCGGAGATGAACTCGGTTTTCCTGGCAATCTGTTTATGGACCACTTCAGCCGCGCCCGCGATGCGGGTTGGCGCATTACCGTGCACGCGGGAGAAGCCGCAGGCCCGGAAAGCATCTGGCAGGCGATTCGTGAGCTGGGCGCGGAACGTATCGGTCACGGCGTAAAAGCGGTACAAGATCTGGCGCTGATGGATTATCTTGCCGCACAGCGGATCGGTATTGAGTCCTGCCTGACGTCAAATATCCAGACCAGTACCGTACCCTCACTGGCCCAGCATCCGCTGAAAACGTTCCTGGAACACGGCGTGCTGGCCTGCATTAACACTGATGACCCGGCCGTACAGGGCGTTGATATTATCCACGAATACACCGTCGCGGCTCCGGCTGCGGGACTGAGCCGCGAACAAATTCGTCAGGCGCAGGTGAATGGTCTGGAACTCGCTTTTTTAAGCCCACAGGAAAAAACAGCATTGATTGCACGCGTACAACAGGCTTCATAA
- a CDS encoding fimbrial protein: protein MKRIPASAFSGLLACLISSSAIAWDGALNFEGEAVQSTCVFDGISVAGGTPSMNPVIQLPDVSAEVLADGEIAGETTLSLHFRDCVLMEGENTGYPTFHTDNVSSDGSLYMPTNTPDSAKNVGFQITNYSRDGAHSGIQRPNYTGNSYAAWFAQTKGDLINDLYRVSYRKVPGSGAVVPGKMNASLTYNITYY from the coding sequence ATGAAAAGAATACCCGCGAGCGCATTCTCAGGGTTGTTGGCATGCCTTATCTCTTCCTCCGCCATCGCCTGGGACGGTGCTCTCAACTTCGAAGGAGAAGCCGTGCAGTCGACCTGCGTCTTTGACGGCATTTCGGTGGCGGGCGGCACCCCGTCGATGAATCCGGTTATCCAGTTACCTGACGTGTCTGCTGAAGTGCTGGCCGACGGGGAAATTGCCGGTGAAACGACGCTATCACTGCATTTTCGCGACTGTGTCCTTATGGAAGGTGAGAACACCGGCTATCCCACGTTTCACACCGATAATGTCTCCAGCGATGGCAGCTTATATATGCCAACCAATACTCCTGATAGCGCAAAAAATGTTGGCTTCCAGATTACCAACTACTCAAGGGATGGCGCTCATTCGGGCATTCAAAGGCCAAACTACACCGGCAATAGCTATGCTGCCTGGTTTGCACAAACGAAAGGCGATTTGATAAACGATCTATACCGGGTCTCTTATCGCAAAGTACCCGGCAGCGGTGCGGTGGTCCCGGGAAAGATGAACGCCTCGCTCACATATAACATCACTTATTATTAA
- a CDS encoding fimbrial protein codes for MKRSVAGILSGLICTHPALAANISEEVYWFDGDRAGQKAATCLYHTPDRLPFAEIIPLVVDNAQPYGTRLWSWDYATFLPDYTLSCVGSGIGNSTPQLRDAAHDNPSNRQLCLTVKGGDELMPTTNPGVGIRWHFRTAQGEIVKNQSQLSACASLEVSSDSAGRYIFNPGKVATLSAKAELVKTAEVVYGTAISPLTSQLWLDTGVAQSSSVNLGLGGITPIAPACRLSTKAYQVEMGRWVVRSKQELPARGAQTPFELQLECTGQVAHLRLRFEDSGTQTSAQQNIVLYQHDDSKSIEGLEIEMLLNGKRIHVGDGTPVDAGAYGNNGQNNSLPVYRTASPLALTARYVQYAAITSDGKPYTGGIKGKVNIWVTYD; via the coding sequence GTGAAGCGATCGGTCGCGGGGATACTGAGCGGCCTCATCTGCACGCATCCGGCGCTCGCCGCCAACATCAGCGAGGAGGTTTACTGGTTTGATGGCGACCGTGCGGGCCAGAAGGCGGCAACCTGCCTCTACCACACGCCTGACCGACTGCCGTTTGCCGAGATCATCCCATTGGTTGTCGATAATGCTCAGCCGTACGGCACGCGACTCTGGTCATGGGATTACGCCACCTTTTTACCGGATTACACCCTCTCTTGCGTCGGCTCGGGGATCGGTAACTCGACGCCCCAACTACGCGACGCCGCGCATGATAATCCCTCTAACCGGCAACTGTGCCTCACGGTGAAGGGCGGCGATGAACTGATGCCGACCACTAATCCCGGCGTGGGGATCCGCTGGCACTTTCGTACCGCGCAGGGGGAAATCGTGAAAAACCAGTCCCAGCTTAGCGCCTGTGCCAGCCTGGAGGTCAGCAGCGACAGCGCGGGTCGCTACATTTTTAACCCCGGGAAAGTCGCCACCTTGTCAGCCAAAGCGGAACTGGTGAAAACCGCGGAGGTGGTATACGGCACGGCGATATCGCCACTGACCAGTCAACTCTGGCTTGATACCGGCGTGGCGCAGAGCAGTAGCGTGAATCTTGGGCTGGGTGGCATAACGCCAATCGCGCCCGCCTGTCGGCTCTCAACAAAAGCGTATCAGGTGGAGATGGGGCGTTGGGTGGTCCGCAGTAAACAAGAACTTCCGGCTCGCGGCGCACAAACGCCGTTTGAGCTACAGCTGGAGTGTACCGGTCAGGTGGCGCACCTGCGCCTGCGCTTTGAAGACAGCGGCACGCAGACCTCGGCGCAGCAGAATATCGTGCTGTATCAGCATGACGATAGCAAAAGCATTGAGGGGCTGGAGATTGAGATGCTGCTTAACGGCAAGCGTATTCATGTCGGTGATGGTACTCCTGTGGACGCGGGAGCATACGGGAACAACGGGCAGAATAATAGCCTCCCTGTCTATCGTACCGCCTCCCCCCTCGCCCTGACGGCTCGATACGTTCAATACGCAGCCATTACCAGCGATGGGAAACCCTACACCGGCGGCATCAAGGGCAAGGTCAATATCTGGGTGACCTACGACTAA
- a CDS encoding fimbrial protein, translating to MSATLAWANEGSLTVLGKISDGTCEISGAAAEGGTPSTNATIRLPKVSTRLTNGTSDISRFYIYLKGCKATATLKNIVVGFYANNTSGDYRLTNTTANGASNLGIEILHWYEKTQWGSPSSGVTMSFNGYTDSRSIIALSEDREDIAIMYGASYRKLDPAKPITAGRITSTAYYEVTYF from the coding sequence ATGAGCGCGACCCTCGCATGGGCAAACGAGGGTTCCCTCACCGTGTTGGGCAAAATCAGCGATGGCACCTGCGAGATTTCAGGCGCGGCAGCAGAAGGCGGAACGCCCTCCACGAATGCCACCATCCGGCTCCCCAAAGTCTCTACCCGCTTAACCAACGGAACCAGCGACATCAGTCGTTTTTATATTTATCTAAAGGGATGCAAAGCGACGGCTACCCTGAAAAATATCGTCGTCGGGTTTTATGCCAATAATACCTCCGGCGATTACCGGCTAACAAACACGACAGCGAACGGGGCAAGCAATCTGGGCATTGAGATTTTGCACTGGTATGAAAAAACACAATGGGGATCCCCGAGCTCAGGGGTAACCATGAGTTTTAATGGTTACACCGATAGCCGCTCGATAATTGCGTTATCGGAAGACCGGGAGGATATCGCCATTATGTACGGCGCAAGCTATCGGAAACTGGATCCTGCCAAACCCATTACCGCCGGGCGCATCACCAGCACGGCTTATTACGAAGTGACTTATTTTTGA